One region of Streptomyces sp. NBC_00442 genomic DNA includes:
- a CDS encoding TetR/AcrR family transcriptional regulator, with translation MNVDDAGEPKRRSRQKQVGDALRRETRARLLEAAADEFATHGYAETTVTRLAAAAGVSVPTLYLTWGSKRELLRGYMEESLSGSASSPEDAASQFAGRPPLERLTGLADLFVEVAERAATGWRLYREASAVDAEIAADWDELQLLRHRLFARILDGIPEAALADGLTREAAIDTAWVVASPDTYDLLVRRLGYKVVDFRNWMKQTLTSAILVPAAGADATRAGEGVEGSRRVAPAPCEAVTA, from the coding sequence ATGAACGTTGATGATGCTGGCGAACCGAAGCGACGGAGCCGCCAGAAGCAGGTCGGGGACGCCCTACGGCGTGAGACCCGCGCCAGGCTGCTGGAGGCCGCCGCCGACGAATTCGCGACACACGGGTACGCAGAGACGACGGTCACCCGACTTGCCGCCGCGGCCGGAGTGTCCGTTCCGACCCTCTACTTGACATGGGGAAGTAAACGCGAGCTTCTTCGCGGGTACATGGAGGAGTCGCTCTCCGGGTCAGCTTCCTCTCCGGAGGACGCAGCCTCACAATTTGCGGGACGGCCACCGCTGGAGCGACTCACAGGTCTGGCCGACCTCTTTGTGGAAGTCGCCGAACGTGCCGCGACCGGATGGCGCCTATACCGAGAGGCCTCAGCCGTCGACGCTGAGATCGCCGCCGACTGGGACGAACTCCAGCTCCTTCGGCACCGGCTTTTCGCCCGGATTCTTGACGGGATCCCTGAAGCTGCACTGGCCGACGGCCTCACTCGCGAAGCCGCGATCGACACGGCATGGGTGGTCGCGAGTCCTGACACCTACGACCTTCTGGTCCGCCGTCTCGGATACAAGGTCGTCGACTTTCGTAACTGGATGAAACAAACCCTGACCTCAGCCATCCTTGTCCCCGCCGCCGGTGCAGACGCAACCAGGGCCGGAGAAGGAGTCGAGGGCAGCCGTCGAGTTGCGCCTGCGCCGTGCGAAGCGGTAACAGCATGA
- the tap gene encoding telomere-associated protein Tap — translation MSELFDRIDALVASRSALPLPAERKRLRQAHGLTLDEVASALDVRRATVSGWEAGRTEPRPPEREAYARLLAKLAELYPAGSNAAAPVEGTLVSRTVAGAPAPACAVQAQPGPADPAIEAAAVTATGHPPAPAPTPVPAPAHTPGPVPAPAATPTPGAPVPAPASLPAAAAPAAMPEAPAPAAASRPAPASGPLPSSSRRPSTGPSTSSSRRSGARKTAPATTLAKTSATTSATISAPAPASGPDPRFENGPLAVIDVDTHGTVSAYCARGLVLDVPATSIPSLVDWTLKEARLGAPKLAGPGKDADPLLVLTQTALERYGLPVALTQDERLAGRLPEDHNVVKQLARAQWKLTKRGFGPWARIYRPATGPERACVQLCIPSWNALDTRHWAHAGQLPPAELARVLGVYASRVMTPRGSTAVTGLELMTALHPPTRASAPDADGKRHPEHNPGSLGKDPVDCAPCEAPDGHPLLKDLPRFHLRGPQEKLFEEAYDWARPMTDAECTLRHLVGIDVNMAFAAGANGLTVGLGAPTYLKTPVFDPKLPGSWLVDLSHVDLSHVKAGKQWVELDGSLLPSPFTPKGDRPEGPAWYATPTVAYAVELGYDVTPIEAYVRHENGRYLDSWYQRLRDAYLATMSDLGIDADLPPQDFLTAIDGHQTRDRELAIVVSAVKATVKGGLGKLRERPRGEGWRPGEPWRALARPTWRPDIRAAVISRTRINLHRKIVKHAAFTGQYPIAVLSDCVVYASNGPSPLDFLPHHDGKPLPGGFKLGINPGLVKPEGTQSVLWGEEVRERFNAPELNLARYIKDGTITDTDNGE, via the coding sequence ATGTCCGAGTTGTTCGATCGAATCGATGCGCTGGTTGCGTCCCGGTCTGCGTTGCCGCTCCCGGCGGAGCGCAAGAGGCTGCGCCAGGCGCATGGCCTGACACTGGACGAAGTGGCTTCGGCTCTGGATGTTCGGCGGGCGACGGTCAGTGGCTGGGAGGCCGGCAGGACCGAGCCACGGCCGCCGGAACGCGAGGCGTATGCGCGACTGCTCGCGAAGCTCGCGGAGCTGTACCCCGCCGGCTCCAACGCTGCGGCGCCCGTTGAGGGCACGCTCGTTTCGCGCACGGTGGCGGGCGCCCCAGCCCCTGCCTGCGCTGTCCAGGCGCAGCCTGGGCCCGCAGACCCGGCGATCGAGGCTGCGGCGGTCACGGCAACCGGGCACCCCCCGGCCCCGGCGCCCACTCCGGTCCCGGCCCCGGCCCACACCCCGGGGCCCGTCCCGGCCCCGGCCGCCACCCCTACCCCCGGCGCCCCCGTCCCGGCTCCGGCCTCCCTGCCCGCGGCTGCAGCTCCGGCCGCCATGCCCGAGGCCCCAGCTCCGGCTGCCGCGTCCCGTCCGGCGCCGGCCAGCGGGCCGCTGCCGTCGTCGTCGCGTCGTCCCAGCACCGGGCCGTCGACGTCGTCGTCGCGTCGCTCCGGCGCGCGGAAAACCGCCCCGGCAACCACCCTGGCAAAGACTTCGGCAACGACTTCGGCGACGATTTCGGCGCCCGCCCCGGCGAGCGGCCCCGATCCGCGGTTCGAGAACGGCCCGCTGGCCGTCATCGACGTCGACACCCACGGCACGGTGTCGGCATACTGCGCCCGCGGACTGGTCCTGGACGTACCCGCGACGTCGATCCCGTCCCTGGTGGACTGGACGCTCAAGGAAGCCAGACTCGGGGCCCCGAAACTCGCCGGGCCCGGCAAGGACGCCGACCCGCTGCTCGTGCTTACCCAGACCGCGCTGGAGCGCTACGGCCTGCCCGTCGCGCTCACGCAGGACGAGCGGCTCGCCGGACGGCTCCCGGAGGACCACAACGTCGTCAAGCAGCTGGCCCGCGCGCAATGGAAGCTGACGAAACGGGGGTTCGGGCCGTGGGCACGGATCTACCGCCCCGCGACCGGTCCGGAGCGGGCCTGCGTGCAATTGTGCATCCCGTCCTGGAACGCGCTCGACACCCGCCACTGGGCCCACGCCGGACAGCTCCCGCCGGCCGAACTCGCCCGCGTCCTGGGCGTGTACGCGTCGCGGGTGATGACGCCACGCGGCTCGACGGCTGTGACCGGCCTGGAGCTGATGACCGCGCTGCACCCCCCGACCCGGGCCTCCGCACCGGACGCCGACGGCAAGCGCCATCCCGAGCACAACCCCGGCTCGCTGGGCAAGGATCCGGTGGACTGCGCCCCGTGCGAGGCCCCCGACGGCCACCCTCTCCTCAAGGACCTGCCCCGCTTCCACCTGCGCGGCCCGCAGGAAAAGCTGTTCGAGGAGGCCTACGACTGGGCCCGGCCGATGACCGACGCCGAATGCACCCTGCGTCATCTGGTCGGTATCGACGTGAACATGGCCTTCGCGGCCGGCGCGAACGGCCTGACCGTCGGCCTCGGTGCGCCCACATACCTCAAGACCCCGGTCTTCGACCCGAAACTGCCCGGCTCGTGGCTCGTGGACCTGTCCCATGTCGACCTGTCCCATGTGAAGGCCGGCAAACAATGGGTGGAACTGGACGGCAGCCTGCTGCCCTCCCCGTTCACCCCGAAGGGCGACCGGCCCGAGGGTCCGGCCTGGTACGCGACACCGACCGTCGCCTACGCGGTGGAACTCGGCTACGACGTCACACCGATCGAGGCATACGTGCGCCACGAGAACGGCCGCTACCTGGACAGTTGGTACCAGCGGCTGCGCGACGCCTACCTCGCCACGATGTCCGACCTCGGCATCGACGCCGACCTGCCGCCGCAGGACTTCCTGACAGCCATCGACGGCCACCAGACCCGCGACCGGGAACTGGCGATCGTCGTCTCCGCCGTCAAAGCCACCGTCAAGGGCGGCCTGGGCAAACTCCGCGAACGCCCCCGAGGCGAAGGCTGGCGGCCCGGCGAGCCGTGGCGCGCCCTCGCCCGGCCCACCTGGCGTCCCGACATCCGCGCCGCCGTCATCTCCCGCACCCGCATCAACCTGCACCGCAAAATCGTCAAACACGCGGCATTCACCGGGCAGTACCCCATCGCGGTCCTCTCCGACTGCGTCGTCTACGCCTCGAACGGGCCGAGCCCGCTGGACTTCCTGCCCCACCACGACGGCAAGCCGCTGCCCGGCGGCTTCAAACTCGGCATCAACCCCGGCCTGGTCAAGCCGGAGGGCACCCAGTCCGTCCTGTGGGGCGAAGAGGTCCGCGAGCGATTCAACGCCCCCGAACTCAACCTCGCCCGCTACATCAAGGACGGCACCATCACCGACACCGACAACGGCGAGTAG
- a CDS encoding terpene synthase family protein, with the protein MLESALVLALMRRLTDFSGSRQRVTGYLGRQCAVSDPLDRSLARVSSGMGPAPQGEDFRELVLAQVPSYVAPRRRLVLDALAVVLGSQVQRGGSIPGAARRAGLHSWARVQTVAAEVIVTAAQGRTGEIRGDDIAVLTAAAREARGGVWEQHVLAHLLMLHALVRVPGHDGLVREGLRGLLPLQRPDGGFPFVSDIDTWATATGGLALAAAGAPLPVLRRVAAHLEGVQKPCGGWSITSCTELADTDDTSVALEFLQLLDPGRSTGAVEAGLEHLRRLRGTDGGFPTYVAGGPSEACMTAAVINAFIHQGTRNARLLDDARRFLAAGQDEDGYFEPGWSNSRLHVLYRARAAAGVAPAGLRMAARIEQVVRATQNTDGGWGREPGWPSDPISTSYAVLALDCYRDARAAQNAVAYLLERQREDGGFDSPPDMVGPRPFTYHVPLLTDICVLRALGHLTHPAGTATPSVGIGDPGDRRAQQPAPAGHRSPGQARSAPRGPEHPAHLYTRPRVRPNTVTEPFPQTVSLPALAHALPRALHPDSEQLLAEAAAWAHEHLGFAYDGDHDKIAHNTDGALLVAFSLPHVSYDLTLTCCKLMSYLIGIENSLVDQGALGGSSFATRGVFSRTMADLLGWQDGATPLTAEFRHLRRTMPRPAWERLVAYVEDFAYGFTRELEQWRGSPYTGYQDYLGQRRSSLGVRWLFGFAEAAHPRLGISGDIFEEPAVAALHDTAVDGYTLINDLVSYRREAAMGDDMNLVHHLKTHDGLGTEAAMNRLCSLIDENEAAFVLLRDQILSQHAEAEPQLRSYLEEVGHIMTSNLWWATVSDRYEPGGLDWDGTVPGTLTLHHDHADFSPAPHPSLSL; encoded by the coding sequence GTGCTGGAGTCGGCTCTGGTGCTGGCCCTGATGCGGCGCCTCACCGACTTCTCCGGCAGCCGGCAGCGGGTGACCGGGTACCTGGGCCGCCAGTGTGCGGTGTCCGATCCGCTGGACCGGTCCCTGGCCCGGGTGTCCAGTGGCATGGGTCCGGCTCCGCAGGGTGAGGACTTCCGCGAACTCGTCCTGGCCCAGGTGCCTTCGTACGTGGCCCCGCGTCGTCGGCTCGTCCTGGACGCGCTCGCCGTGGTGCTCGGCAGCCAGGTCCAACGCGGCGGCAGCATCCCGGGGGCGGCACGGCGGGCCGGGCTGCATTCCTGGGCCCGGGTCCAGACGGTGGCTGCCGAGGTGATCGTGACCGCCGCGCAGGGACGGACCGGGGAGATCAGGGGGGATGACATCGCTGTGCTGACGGCCGCCGCGCGCGAGGCCCGAGGCGGGGTGTGGGAGCAGCACGTGCTGGCGCATCTTCTGATGCTGCACGCGCTGGTGCGGGTTCCGGGGCATGACGGGCTGGTCCGTGAGGGGCTGCGCGGGCTGCTGCCGCTGCAACGGCCGGACGGCGGTTTCCCGTTCGTCAGCGACATCGACACCTGGGCCACGGCCACCGGTGGCCTGGCGCTGGCCGCCGCCGGCGCCCCGCTGCCGGTACTGCGCCGGGTTGCCGCCCACCTGGAAGGTGTTCAAAAACCGTGCGGCGGCTGGTCCATCACTTCTTGCACCGAACTGGCCGACACTGACGACACGTCCGTTGCCCTGGAGTTCCTGCAGCTGCTGGACCCCGGCCGCTCCACCGGTGCTGTGGAGGCGGGGCTGGAGCACCTGCGGCGGCTGCGCGGAACGGACGGCGGTTTTCCCACCTACGTGGCGGGCGGACCGTCCGAGGCATGCATGACGGCCGCCGTCATCAACGCCTTCATCCACCAGGGCACCCGGAATGCGCGGCTTCTTGACGACGCCCGCCGTTTTCTGGCCGCCGGCCAGGACGAGGACGGGTACTTCGAGCCGGGGTGGAGCAACAGCCGCCTGCACGTCCTCTACCGGGCACGGGCGGCTGCCGGAGTGGCCCCGGCCGGCCTGAGGATGGCCGCTCGTATCGAACAGGTCGTGAGGGCGACCCAGAACACCGACGGCGGCTGGGGACGTGAGCCCGGCTGGCCCAGCGACCCCATCAGCACCTCCTACGCGGTCCTCGCCCTCGACTGCTACCGCGACGCGCGAGCGGCCCAGAACGCTGTCGCCTACTTGCTGGAACGCCAGCGGGAGGACGGCGGATTCGACTCCCCGCCCGACATGGTCGGCCCCCGGCCCTTCACCTACCACGTCCCCCTGCTCACCGACATCTGCGTCCTGCGCGCCCTGGGACACCTCACCCACCCGGCCGGCACCGCGACGCCTTCCGTTGGGATCGGTGACCCCGGGGACCGAAGGGCGCAGCAGCCCGCACCGGCGGGGCACCGGTCCCCCGGACAAGCCCGCAGCGCACCGCGTGGGCCAGAACATCCCGCTCATCTGTACACCCGGCCCCGTGTCCGCCCGAACACGGTCACCGAACCTTTCCCCCAGACCGTGAGCCTTCCTGCGCTCGCCCACGCGTTGCCCCGCGCCCTGCACCCCGACAGCGAGCAGTTGCTGGCCGAAGCCGCCGCCTGGGCTCACGAACACCTGGGCTTCGCCTACGACGGCGATCACGACAAGATCGCCCACAACACCGACGGGGCTCTCCTGGTCGCCTTCAGCCTCCCTCATGTCTCCTACGACTTGACCCTGACCTGCTGCAAGCTCATGAGCTACCTCATCGGCATCGAGAACAGCCTGGTCGACCAAGGAGCCCTGGGCGGCAGCTCGTTCGCCACCCGCGGGGTCTTCTCCCGCACCATGGCCGACCTCCTCGGCTGGCAGGACGGCGCCACCCCGCTCACCGCCGAGTTCCGGCACCTCCGCCGTACGATGCCCCGCCCGGCCTGGGAGCGCCTGGTCGCCTACGTGGAGGATTTCGCATACGGGTTCACCAGGGAGCTGGAACAGTGGCGCGGATCGCCCTACACCGGCTACCAGGACTATCTGGGGCAGCGGCGCAGCAGCCTGGGAGTGCGCTGGCTGTTCGGCTTCGCCGAAGCCGCCCACCCCAGGCTCGGCATCTCCGGCGACATCTTCGAGGAGCCCGCGGTCGCCGCACTGCACGACACGGCCGTCGACGGGTACACCCTGATCAACGATCTCGTCTCCTACCGCCGCGAAGCAGCCATGGGCGACGACATGAACCTCGTGCACCACCTGAAAACCCACGACGGTCTGGGCACCGAGGCTGCCATGAACCGGCTGTGCTCCCTCATCGACGAAAACGAAGCCGCCTTCGTGCTCCTGCGTGACCAGATCCTCAGCCAGCATGCCGAGGCGGAACCACAACTGCGGTCCTACCTTGAGGAGGTCGGCCACATCATGACCTCCAACCTCTGGTGGGCCACCGTCAGCGACCGCTACGAACCCGGCGGCCTGGACTGGGACGGCACCGTCCCCGGAACCCTCACCCTCCACCACGACCACGCCGACTTCAGCCCCGCCCCGCACCCTTCCTTGAGCCTCTGA
- the tpg gene encoding telomere-protecting terminal protein Tpg yields MSMFGDGLDQAVQQAFTRPAPKNAGPQIRYLVKKLGGTRAVAQLLRVSQRTVERYVKDQIKKPRPDLAARLEREVNKRWQPQIRARARQNAATTSGIVIDTRARMGYTAPIGSTDQDRIRHLTVALPPHHAARLFAAQEQGATDQRLQEITAEALKEIYFQDNGHRAGSLEEIRFTDIEHLEFGL; encoded by the coding sequence ATGAGTATGTTCGGGGACGGCCTCGACCAGGCAGTGCAGCAGGCATTCACCCGCCCCGCACCCAAGAACGCCGGCCCGCAGATCCGATACCTGGTCAAAAAGCTGGGCGGCACGAGAGCCGTCGCCCAATTGCTGCGTGTCTCCCAGCGCACCGTCGAACGCTACGTCAAGGACCAGATCAAAAAGCCCCGCCCCGACCTCGCCGCCCGCCTGGAGCGTGAGGTGAACAAACGGTGGCAGCCCCAGATCCGGGCCAGGGCCCGCCAGAACGCGGCCACCACCAGCGGCATCGTCATCGACACCCGCGCCCGCATGGGCTACACCGCACCGATCGGCTCCACCGACCAGGACCGCATCCGGCACCTGACCGTCGCCCTGCCACCCCACCACGCCGCCCGCCTCTTCGCCGCCCAGGAACAGGGCGCCACCGACCAGCGCCTCCAGGAGATCACCGCCGAAGCCCTCAAAGAGATCTACTTCCAAGACAACGGCCACCGCGCCGGCAGCCTCGAAGAGATCCGTTTCACCGACATCGAACACCTCGAGTTCGGCCTGTAG
- a CDS encoding CocE/NonD family hydrolase, translating to MTYARRRIATALHPPITVYPMPSDISKEEDVPVRMRDGVTLRLNLFRTAGDGPFPVLLSAHPYGKDLVPKRKGRKWSLNKQFRVMNQSEPLRISDQTSWEAPDPVWWAQQGYAVINLDTRGGGHSEGRGDLLSDEEADDIAQVIAWAAAQPWSTGRVGMLGVSYLALSQYKVAALNPPALKAISPWEGFTDAYRDLFTPGGVVENGFARVWLFLTGRVARLKTDIAAERRKHPLRDAWWESLTPQLSKITVPMLVCASFSDSNLHSVGSMRAFQHVGSTERHAYTHRGPKWASFYGEEARRAQLAFFDRHLRVRDVPPLPRLRLEVRDRLDHVVEVRDEQEWPLARTNWRQLRLSEGGVLSDVEGGAGSVTFDLRRNAAVFDYRFDEDTELSGPMTLRLRVATNGAKDPRLFAGIEKWSHDAPVPFEGSYGYGRDLLAQGRLRLALRELDPVLSTPHQPEHTFRTLQPVRDDEQVEVLIPLSSSATLFRAGDKLRLTVAGRYQRPRNPFFGHFPTRYQPTTSGKATLFWAPGHPSTLEIPVIPKG from the coding sequence GTGACCTACGCACGCCGCAGGATCGCGACGGCGTTGCACCCCCCGATCACCGTCTACCCGATGCCGTCGGACATCAGTAAGGAGGAGGACGTTCCGGTGCGGATGCGTGACGGGGTCACGCTGCGCCTGAATCTGTTCCGCACTGCCGGCGATGGCCCGTTCCCGGTCCTCCTGTCGGCGCACCCCTACGGCAAGGACCTGGTACCGAAGCGGAAGGGCCGGAAGTGGTCGCTGAACAAGCAGTTCCGGGTCATGAACCAGTCGGAGCCGCTGCGGATCTCGGACCAGACGAGCTGGGAGGCTCCCGACCCGGTGTGGTGGGCCCAGCAAGGCTATGCGGTCATCAACCTGGACACTCGCGGTGGCGGACACTCGGAGGGGCGCGGCGACCTGCTCTCCGATGAGGAGGCCGACGATATCGCTCAGGTGATCGCCTGGGCCGCAGCGCAGCCGTGGTCCACGGGTCGTGTCGGCATGCTTGGCGTGTCGTACCTCGCTCTGTCCCAGTACAAGGTCGCCGCGCTCAACCCGCCCGCCTTGAAGGCGATCTCACCGTGGGAGGGATTCACCGACGCCTACCGCGACCTCTTCACTCCCGGCGGTGTCGTCGAGAACGGCTTCGCCCGGGTCTGGCTCTTCCTCACCGGCCGAGTGGCCCGTCTGAAGACTGACATTGCGGCCGAGCGGCGCAAGCATCCCCTTCGAGATGCATGGTGGGAATCCCTTACTCCTCAGCTGTCGAAGATCACCGTCCCGATGCTGGTCTGCGCCAGCTTCTCCGACAGCAATCTGCACAGCGTGGGGTCGATGCGCGCCTTCCAGCACGTCGGCTCCACGGAGCGGCACGCGTACACACATCGCGGACCCAAGTGGGCCTCGTTTTACGGTGAAGAGGCTCGTCGGGCCCAGCTCGCGTTCTTCGACCGGCATCTGCGGGTACGGGACGTTCCCCCGCTTCCTCGCCTGCGCCTGGAGGTCAGGGACCGGCTTGATCACGTCGTCGAGGTACGAGATGAGCAGGAATGGCCGCTCGCACGCACCAACTGGCGCCAACTGCGGCTCAGCGAGGGTGGCGTCCTGAGCGACGTCGAGGGCGGCGCGGGCAGCGTCACGTTCGACCTGCGGCGCAACGCGGCCGTCTTCGACTACCGCTTCGACGAGGACACGGAGCTGAGCGGCCCGATGACGCTGCGCCTGCGAGTGGCCACCAACGGCGCCAAAGACCCGCGGCTGTTCGCTGGAATCGAGAAGTGGTCACACGACGCGCCGGTCCCGTTCGAGGGTTCTTACGGCTACGGGCGCGACCTGCTAGCGCAGGGCCGTCTCCGCCTCGCGCTCCGCGAACTCGACCCGGTGCTCAGCACCCCACACCAGCCCGAGCACACCTTCCGCACGCTCCAGCCGGTGCGGGACGACGAACAAGTCGAAGTGCTCATCCCGCTGAGCTCTTCGGCGACCCTCTTTCGCGCCGGTGACAAACTGCGACTCACGGTGGCCGGCCGGTACCAGCGGCCCCGTAACCCCTTCTTCGGTCATTTCCCCACCCGTTACCAACCGACCACCTCGGGTAAGGCCACTCTCTTCTGGGCACCCGGCCACCCCTCCACGCTCGAAATACCCGTGATCCCGAAGGGCTGA
- a CDS encoding MFS transporter: MSTATTITSGEASAAPTLRSPLVSWLTVISVMMGIFAIVTTEILPIGLLTSIGSSFTISDGMAGLMMTMPGFLAAVSAPVVTVATARIDRRVMLGAFILLLALANFLAAAASSYWMILISRVMVGITIGGFWSIGAGLAGRLVPAEQVGRATSVIFSAVPLGSVLGVPLGTFIADIAGWRTTFLVMGVFTIAVFVMLLLVVPALPAVQATRLNVLSGMFRGINTRFALVLTFLIVLAHFGTYTYVTPFLEQVTHVRSGLITVYLLIYGVAGIVGNFLGGSAVTRYPRATFAAAAAMIASVTLLLPVLGRWDLGAVALLIVWGIAYGAVPVCSQTWFAKANPDSPEASSVVFTASFQATFSIGALMGGIVIDHSSPSTVMTIGGCAAVLMVFVAWFHHARKISFPASQ; the protein is encoded by the coding sequence ATGTCCACAGCAACCACCATCACCTCCGGCGAAGCCTCAGCAGCGCCGACTCTCCGTTCACCCCTGGTCTCCTGGCTGACCGTGATCTCGGTGATGATGGGGATCTTCGCGATCGTCACCACCGAAATCCTCCCCATCGGTCTGCTGACATCGATCGGATCCAGCTTCACCATCTCGGACGGAATGGCCGGGCTGATGATGACCATGCCCGGCTTCCTCGCCGCGGTCTCCGCGCCGGTGGTGACCGTGGCCACCGCGCGCATCGACCGGCGGGTGATGCTCGGCGCGTTCATCCTGCTCCTCGCGCTGGCCAACTTCCTGGCTGCGGCGGCGTCGAGCTACTGGATGATCCTGATCTCGCGAGTGATGGTCGGCATCACGATCGGCGGCTTCTGGTCCATCGGGGCTGGGCTCGCCGGCCGGCTTGTACCGGCGGAGCAGGTGGGCCGGGCCACCTCGGTGATCTTCTCGGCGGTGCCCCTCGGCTCGGTGCTCGGCGTCCCGCTCGGCACGTTCATCGCGGACATCGCGGGCTGGCGGACGACGTTCCTCGTCATGGGCGTCTTCACCATCGCGGTGTTCGTGATGCTGCTCCTGGTGGTGCCCGCGCTCCCAGCCGTGCAGGCGACCCGCCTGAACGTGCTCAGCGGCATGTTCCGCGGCATCAACACCCGGTTCGCCCTGGTGCTGACCTTCCTCATCGTCCTGGCCCACTTCGGCACCTACACCTACGTCACCCCCTTCCTGGAGCAGGTGACCCATGTGCGCTCCGGACTCATCACGGTCTACCTGCTCATCTACGGAGTCGCGGGCATCGTCGGCAACTTCCTCGGCGGGTCCGCTGTGACCCGGTACCCGCGGGCCACCTTCGCGGCGGCCGCGGCGATGATCGCCTCCGTGACCCTGCTGCTGCCGGTGCTCGGCCGGTGGGACCTGGGCGCGGTGGCCCTGCTGATCGTCTGGGGCATCGCCTACGGCGCCGTGCCGGTCTGCTCGCAGACGTGGTTCGCCAAGGCCAACCCCGACTCCCCCGAGGCCTCCTCCGTCGTGTTCACAGCGTCGTTCCAGGCCACCTTCTCCATCGGGGCACTGATGGGCGGGATCGTCATCGACCACTCCTCCCCCTCGACCGTCATGACGATCGGCGGCTGTGCCGCCGTCCTGATGGTGTTCGTGGCCTGGTTCCACCACGCCAGGAAGATCTCGTTCCCCGCGTCCCAGTAG
- a CDS encoding phage tail sheath family protein encodes MAGSSSFPGVYVAETYSLSMSVQPGQSAVTAFVGDFAGVPAGGVRVNSWLDFRTLADADGGADVGKVLGPVLKSYFQNGGGYCYLVSTAGSSLAEALEAVTALGGVTIVVAPGLWDQGAQSAGEWARALTGWAAQNQAMAILHTDRDHTPEQAGTAVEAWGLDQEVLGYAAVYSPWLKQSGDDEPIAPSGAVAGAWTAVDRERGVWKAPANIALRGIDGPLHPASDTDQGAHLNLNFIRTFSGRGTLIWGARTLADTDWRYIPIRRLFTMVERDIQRALSVTVFEPNAQRTWESVRSAIDNYLDSLWRQGALMGSSTQEAYFVRVGRGVTMTEHDIAAGRLVVQVGLAALRPAEFITLEFTQQTLQG; translated from the coding sequence ATGGCAGGTTCGTCGAGCTTCCCGGGCGTCTACGTCGCGGAGACGTACAGCCTCAGCATGTCCGTCCAGCCGGGGCAGAGCGCGGTGACGGCGTTCGTCGGCGACTTCGCCGGGGTGCCCGCGGGCGGGGTCCGGGTGAACAGCTGGCTGGACTTCCGCACACTGGCCGACGCGGATGGCGGCGCGGACGTCGGCAAGGTGCTGGGGCCGGTTCTCAAGAGCTACTTCCAGAACGGCGGGGGGTACTGCTACCTGGTCAGCACCGCCGGATCCTCCCTCGCCGAGGCTCTGGAGGCGGTGACGGCATTGGGGGGCGTGACGATCGTGGTCGCCCCCGGACTGTGGGACCAGGGCGCCCAGAGCGCCGGGGAGTGGGCCCGCGCGCTCACCGGCTGGGCCGCGCAGAACCAAGCGATGGCCATCCTGCACACCGACCGCGACCACACCCCTGAGCAGGCCGGCACGGCCGTCGAGGCATGGGGCCTGGACCAGGAGGTGTTGGGCTACGCGGCGGTGTACTCCCCCTGGCTCAAGCAGAGCGGCGACGACGAGCCGATCGCACCCAGCGGCGCCGTCGCGGGTGCCTGGACCGCCGTCGACCGCGAGCGCGGAGTATGGAAGGCTCCCGCCAACATCGCCCTGCGCGGCATCGACGGCCCGCTCCACCCGGCCAGTGACACGGACCAGGGCGCCCACCTCAACCTCAACTTCATCCGCACCTTTTCCGGCCGGGGCACGCTGATCTGGGGCGCCCGGACCCTCGCCGACACCGACTGGCGCTACATCCCGATCCGCCGACTGTTCACCATGGTCGAGCGCGACATTCAGAGGGCACTGAGCGTCACGGTGTTCGAGCCGAACGCCCAGCGCACGTGGGAGTCGGTGCGTTCCGCCATCGACAACTACCTGGACAGCTTGTGGCGGCAGGGCGCCCTGATGGGTAGCAGTACGCAGGAGGCGTACTTCGTCCGGGTCGGCAGGGGCGTCACGATGACGGAGCATGACATCGCCGCGGGCCGGCTGGTTGTCCAGGTCGGCCTCGCCGCCTTGCGGCCCGCCGAGTTCATCACCCTGGAGTTCACCCAGCAGACGCTCCAGGGCTGA
- a CDS encoding SAM-dependent methyltransferase, producing the protein MLEQGRSELSVSVVESWPIASVVDGRDELRERDWGREVAVIRLDSSRFGPDSLSGLGQFSHLEVVFFFDRVPEEDIDRGARRVPGHEDEPTVGIFAQRSRRRPNRLGVSRCRLVAVDGLDVHVTGLDAVTGTPVLDIKPWVQEFGPLGDVRQPEWASELMRGSQVRPCRDGGADRVSYLAALMT; encoded by the coding sequence GTGCTTGAGCAGGGTCGGTCGGAACTGTCGGTGTCGGTTGTCGAGTCATGGCCCATCGCCTCGGTCGTTGACGGCCGAGATGAGTTGCGCGAGCGTGACTGGGGCCGTGAGGTCGCGGTGATTCGTTTGGACAGTTCTCGGTTCGGTCCTGATTCGTTGTCCGGCCTCGGGCAGTTTTCTCACCTTGAAGTCGTCTTCTTCTTCGACCGCGTGCCGGAGGAAGACATCGATCGGGGTGCCCGCCGGGTGCCGGGACATGAGGACGAGCCGACGGTAGGGATCTTTGCCCAGCGCAGCAGGCGTCGCCCCAACCGGTTGGGAGTGTCGCGGTGCCGGCTCGTAGCGGTGGACGGTTTGGACGTTCACGTCACCGGGCTCGATGCGGTGACCGGGACGCCTGTGCTCGACATCAAGCCGTGGGTCCAGGAGTTCGGCCCGCTCGGTGACGTGCGGCAGCCGGAGTGGGCCTCCGAGCTGATGCGCGGTTCACAGGTTCGGCCTTGCCGAGACGGCGGAGCGGATCGTGTGTCCTACCTGGCCGCGCTGATGACGTAG